In Palaemon carinicauda isolate YSFRI2023 chromosome 28, ASM3689809v2, whole genome shotgun sequence, a single genomic region encodes these proteins:
- the LOC137621581 gene encoding uncharacterized protein: MRNYTLTSAAVVVAAIVLLVSTASSARTGNAAETLQAMREADLAGILGSAEVPYPSRPNIFKSPVELRQYLDALNAYYAIAGRPRFGKRGGNMRSSTHDDFLEY; encoded by the exons ATGCGGAACTACACTTTAACGTCAGCAGCGGTGGTGGTGGCGGCCATCGTCCTCCTGGTCTCAACGGCGTCTTCAGCGAGAACGGGCAACGCAGCGGAGACCCTGCAGGCGATGCGCGAGGCCGACCTCGCCGGAATCCTGGGCTCCGCCGAGGTGCCCTACCCGTCTCGACCCAATATCTTCAAGTCTCCAGTTGAGCTCCGGCAGTACCTGGATGCGCTCAATGCTTATTATGCCATCGCTGGGCGACCCag GTTCGGTAAACGCGGCGGCAACATGCGCTCCTCCACTCACGACGACTTCCTTGAATACTGA